From a single Schistosoma mansoni, WGS project CABG00000000 data, supercontig 0144, strain Puerto Rico, whole genome shotgun sequence genomic region:
- a CDS encoding edp1-related, which yields MNYCPYSVNWILSNVHWGKFKRQGLCSVKMSTESDTVERLNSYVKLNVGGCLFYTTIGTLLRGGTMLTAMFSGRMEVKTDDDGWVLIDRSGKHFGTILNYIRDGSAPLPENRKELEELAMEAKYFCVKGLCLACEEALGRLTNYEDLQNRATIIIVKCPNAAKSLLSTTRKPVVKLTMNRYNNVFSYTSNSHDNLLRNIECLEKYALMFPATVLFVKDVRDKSEQNEICEWSYYCRGHRLKSIDCIAIHYSSEKRLIKVEFPESRIHEEMLSLLSVASRNLSDSELLEIAMRKANCVSGSASGALVSYSVPGTTSNSQHEAEDQDLDQSSTNTTTTGSLLNTSIPPARPATATGLLDNHGNPLSAGSSRSSFGASVRLGRR from the exons ATGAACTATTGTCCTTATTCTGTTAATTGGATATTGAGTAACGTACATTGGGGAAAATTCAAAAGACAGGGTCTTTGCTCTGTTAAGATGTCTACGGAATCAGATACGGTAGAACGCCTTAATAGCTACGTTAAGCTTAATGTCGGTGGATGTTTGTTCTACACCACTATTGGAACGCTTTTACGCGGTGGTACAATGCTTACTGCAATGTTTAGTGGTCGGATGGAAGTTAAAACTGATGATGACG GCTGGGTACTTATTGACCGTAGTGGCAAACATTTTGGGACGATCTTGAACTATATTCGAGATGGTTCGGCTCCTCTGCCAGAAAATAGGAAGGAGTTAGAAGAACTAGCTATGGAAGCCAAATATTTCTGCGTTAAAGGTTTATGCTTAGCATGTGAAGAGGCGCTTGGTCGTTTGACAAATTACGAAGACCTTCAAAATCGTGCAACCATTATTATCGTCAAATGTCCTAATGCAGCAAAATCCTTGCTTTCTACTACCCGTAAG CCTGTTGTTAAACTTACAATGAACCGGTATAATAATGTATTTTCATACACAAG TAATTCACACGACAATCTTTTGCGCAATATTGAATGTCTGGAGAAATATGCTCTAATGTTTCCTGCTACTGTGTTATTCGTAAAGGATGTTCGTGATAAAAGTGAACAGAATGAAATTTGTGAATGGAGCTATTACTGTCGTGGTCATCGTTTGAAAAGTATAGATTGTATAGCTATTCACTACTCATCAGAAAAGCGTCTTATAAAG GTAGAATTCCCAGAATCACGTATTCATGAAGAAATGCTCTCATTACTTTCAGTCGCAAGCCGAAATTTGAGTGATTCAGAGCTCCTGGAAATTGCCATGCGGAAAGCGAATTGTGTTTCAGGTTCAGCTAGTGGTGCGTTAGTCAGTTACTCTGTTCCCGGAACTACTAGCAACTCGCAACATGAAGCAGAAGATCAAGATTTAGATCAATCCTCCACCAATACCACAACAACAGGAAGCCTATTGAACACTTCAATACCACCTGCGCGACCAGCCACGGCAACTGGTCttctagacaaccatggaaaccCACTTAGTGCTGGGAGTTCTCGGAGTTCGTTCGGAGCATCAGTTCGCCTTGGGAGGCGCTAA